The DNA sequence ACTACATGTaaaatatgtaattagttatttcttttatttatattcatacatgtgccgcaaaatttaaTTTgacagaaaatctaaaaaattttgtaaaatattttgagaactaaagAAGGCCCTACTACGCTAACAAAATAAACCTACCGGTAATTACGCCAACAATATACGGGGGAGTTGAGAAGGACAACCGACATGGAATTTCTCAGAGTTAGCGAAGGGTGCATATAGGGGGCATATGGGGCAAAGCAACAAGTCAgccctttttttaaaaaaaaaaaatcctcatCCACTTCAGGTCTTATTTAattccgaaaactttttggtttttagaaatgtagcacttttgtttttattttacaaacatTATTcgattatagagtaactaggcttaaaatatttatctcgtaatttacaggtaaactgtgtaattagtttttatttttgtctatatttaatgctccatgcatgtgccacaagattcgatgtaacggagaatcttgaaaagattttgatttttagggtgaactaaacaagacctcactCCTGACAAAACGATCACACTCGGAATAAAAAAAAACGATCGATCGCACTCCAAAATAAGCATGCATGCATCTGCGCGATGCGATTCCGTCTCCATCGAATAGAGCATATATAAACAAATGTGCAGAAACAACAGCATGCAGCAGCAACCAACAACACATGCATGCGCCTCTCGATGCACTTTTGGCGGTTTGGCCATGCTTGAAGGTGCAGTCGCGCAGCCCCAGCTCAGTCGTCCTGAAACCTTCAGTTAAACGTTGTTGCATGTTGCATTGCTTTCAGTTTCAGACTGTTACTTGCAGCTGTAGTAGTTTTCCAAATGGGCCAAGCCCGCTGGTCAGCTTGGGCACAAAATACGAGAACCGAACCAAAAATACCGATAACTGAATTGAAAGTATCAAAACTGAATTTTTCGATACCTTGTTCGGTTCCTAATTTTCAGGAACCGAATTTACGGTATTGTATCTCGGAGAACCGAATTTACTGAAATGTGCCGAGTTTGAGTGTAGTTATATTATTAATAGCACTACTTTAGTCTATTATATTTTATACATGTGGTACTTTACTCATATAATTTTATAGActtgtatatgtatgtatttgACACTAATATTCTTTAAGAATTATTtccaaattatgtcaaaattagCTTTTGAACTTGCTAGTATATATTTATGTGATCAGTTCGGTATTTTTCGGTAAATACCGAAACCGAATTTCTTCGGTATCGACTTTTGGAAGGAACTGATCGGTAGCTATTTTTTGAGGAACAAAATTTCTATGAAAACCAAAGTACCAAACCGAACTGAAGTATCGAACCGAAGTATCGAATGCCCAGGGTGACCCACTAGGTCAAACACGAGCACGGGACGATTTGGCCCAGTACGGAAACGGGCTGACCCGACCTCTCTAATGCCGGTGCTAAGCATGGCACGGCCCCGTGCCCGTGCCTGGGCCGCGATGCCAGCACAATGGCACGGCACGGGCACGGTCCGCTTCAGCGGCCGGCACAGGAGCGACACGACTTATAGCTGTTGGATCAGTCTTCCCCTGCTTTTGACCATTGGTTCTGCGCAATGGATATAGAGGGCTATATAAGTCGGCTGTCGCTCGCCACTCCCCTAGATCTAGAACCCTAGCCCATTCGCACCTTCATCCTCTTTTTCCTCACTTGTTCTTTTGATTCTTATCTTTTGATGTGGTGATGTGGTTGTAGTGCCAAAGCACGACACTAATCTGCTGGCCTGCCGTATCTTATGGCACGACACGACACTATCTGAGGGCTCTAGTATAGTGTCTGGACAAGAGTCTTGGCACGGTGGCAATACACGGCACGACACGGCAGAGCCACCGTGCCTGATAGTACCGTGCCTAATAGTGTCGTGCCACGTAATACTAGTGCTGTGTAGTGCCAGTGCCGGCTGTTTGGAATACTATAGCTGCCGGTGGCCAAGATTTTCTTCCTCATTATTCTTTTCACCGACTTTGTACCGTTCTGTTGCAAAAGGAGCCAGCCAGCGCTAGTTTAACCACAGCTGCACTCACTCTCTCGATCGTCTTTCCAAAATAACGTATACACAAACATGGATCATTTGATCCTGTCTGTCGTTTCAGGCCAGTTATTTTGTGTATACGTTATTTTGTCTGTCGTTTAACGTGATGATGCAGCTGCTCCGTCGCGTGACGCGATCGGCGATAATGGcgtccgccgtcgtcgtcgtcgtcgtcttcacCCTTCCCACAGAAATGACGGTAGCtgcctgctactactactacagtaCACCTCACACCTGCTGCTCCCCATGACATGAGTGAATGAATGAATGCAACTCCCCGTCGACCTCTCTCGCGAGGGAAGGGGATACATAAATACAGTACGCGTGGGTGCACATGACCCACGGCCCCATCTTCTTCctccacctctctctctctctctctctctctctctctgcctgCTAGCTCTGCAGCTTTGAGGGCGCATTCACTCACCGGTCGGCCGGCGCGCGGTGGTCCGAGCCGAGACCGAGACCGAGACCGAGACAAGCCGGCGATGGGCAGGAAGGGGGGCCTGGcctccatcttctcctcctcctcctccaagcaCTCCAAGCCCGGCAGCGCCGCGGACGCGCCGTCGTCCccgccgtggccgtggccgtcgTGCGCGACCAAGCCGCAGACAGCGTCCTTCCGCGGGCAGGGCGGCGTCGGCCGCCACGACGACGACCGGCGGCCGTGCACGACAGCCGCCGCAGCCCACCGCCGCTTCGACGAAACCGCAGCACCCGGCGGTGGGAGgctgcggccgccgccgcgcgggGCCGCGTTGGCCGACGAGATGTACAAGACGGTTAACTCGGTTTACTTCGACGACGCCGCTGACTCGTGCCGGTTCTtcttcgacgacgacgacaacggCCGCGGGGACGATGTGGGTGATGGCTTCGACGACGGGAGCTTCTCCACGACGACGGCTTCGGAGGAGTGGTCGGAGGCCGTCATCCGCAGCCTTGGCCGCACCTCCACCGACCGCTTCTTCTTCGACGCCGGCCCCGCGCCCCCGGCCGCGTCCAACTCCATCCTCGCCGCTTCGCCGTCCCCGGTTCGGGCActggcgccgccgcctccgccgcctgtTGAGGAGCCGCCCATGCTGCTGCAGACGGCGCTGTCGCCGTCGGCGCGCGCGGCGGGAGCGACGGTgtccgacggcgaccccgccgCCGGCTCTGGCtccgacgaggaggaggtgagCGAGACGGAGGTGCCGACGACGTCGTCGCTGGTGGAGGAGAGCGTGGCGGTGGCGCTGGACTCGGAGGACCCGTTCGGGGACTTCCGCGCGTCCATGCACGAGATGGTGGCGGCGCACGGCCTCCGCGACTGGCCCGCGCTGCAGGAGATGCTGCTCTGGTACCTCCGCATCAACGGCAAGCACAACCACGCGCTCATCGTCGGCGCCTTCGTCGACCTCCTCGTCGGCCTCGCCACGTCCAGCAGCAGCACCGGCAGCAGCAGCGCCTCTCCCTCAACCACCACGACCGCGAcaatgacgacgacgacaacgacCGCCTGCTGCTGTacgtgcagcagcagcagcagcagctccagtACTAACAGTAGCGCCGCCGGCGGTGGCGGCACTACCACTAATGCAGCTGCAACGGCAGCCATGGATGAGCAATGCGGCGGTGGAATAAGTGCCGGTGCGTCGTGCTTCTCTGCTTCGTCTGATCTGGAAGAGGAGGCGGCTGCTGCCGGAGAGAGATCAAGCAATGGCCATTGCACAAGCAGCGATGCACTCGATTCGTCCTGTTCTTGATGCTCTGCTCGCATTGCTGATGTATACAAGTAGAAGTTAGCAAGTGTTGGATGTTAGATCTGGAATGTGCGTCAATTTAATTCAGCATTCCACCGTTTCACCGTGTACGAAACCACTTATTACATACTGTAATATACTCTTGGCTCACCGCGAAAACACTTACGAAACCACAACGTTTTGCACTACAGCATAAGTGTTTTGAACTCGGAGTATAATCTTGGCTCTGTTTTGccccactttttttttttttttttgaagaggTGTTTTTGCCTTTATTTTGGGCTTCTTTGAACTGTGGTCAGAGGGATCTAATGCACGATGCATTAATTGCAGCCTTGTGACTGTGCGTGAGAGGAAGGAGTGGGTAGCTTAAACAACCCATTCAGTGGTAGCTACAGTACCAGTGGGTAGCTTAAACAACAACGCACATATACATAAATATACagctatatatacataataaaaatatatatttgaacATGTTACATAAATCTCAGGGCCTGTTTGTTTTCTATTAAAATTAGAGCTATGGTGACTCcatccaaaaaaaagaaaatctcgCCAAACACCATATGTTATCGAAGATTCTTTTCATCATGATGAACAAAGGGACCGTGACTCCACTGCAAAATCAAGGAAAGACACCTTATTATGTTATTCGAGACTCTTTTCACCACGATATACAAAGGGGACCATGACTCCACCGAAAATTCAAGAAAATCTCGCCAAACACCTTATGTTATTGAAGATTCTTTTCACTCGCGATAGACAAGATGATCATGACCCCACCGCAAAATCAAGAAAATCTCACCAAACACCTTATGTTATAGGAGATTTTTTTCATCGCGATAGACGAAGTGGACCACGAGATTAAACTAGCACTTCTATTTTCCTTGTGACAGGGTGAAGGCAACCATCGTGATACTATACCACACAGTTGCCTTGTCATGGTCCCAAATATGCACTTAGCATCGTCGATGTGGCCCATGGAGCAACATGTCTATTCTACCTCTCATCTCCCATATCTCCCTCctatccctctctctctctctcacacacacacacatcgcATAGTATCTGGTGTGCTCGCCCGCTATTTTCCATTAGTGCCCTCGCCTCCCTTCACGCTATAGCCGCGCGCTACTGAaaggcccaagtttggttttggtaattaatgacaccaagttgctaatgccttttgtttaagtgacttgagttaggcatagcaacacatgtgatgaaggagcatggtggcatggaaaggtggccacacgatcacaaagggatgaagcatgaagtggagatcatggtgatagacgaggagcaaagttatcaaggcaaaggtataaacataggattttacttttgccggtctaagatgagtagagaagtgattgaccgggtttaggatagatagccgactatcaagaggggaaatcacggtcatctctcgaatcaagtgctactaggtccatatcttgagcatatgcattaggatcaagtaaagtgctaacttaactcctttggtgaaaatgtttgtgaaaagctaacacacttgcactttggtggtggacacttgttggtgttagcacatttacaaaggaggtggagttcctagggttcagAGGGgcgtgggttcctctctcgagAAAAattattcggcgcttttgagaaaaataaatgtatattttctattgcgccggtgggaaatttagagaagtcgcgggagtgttttctcactgagaaacactcaccggacgctgagtgcggaggcaccggacgctggcctcagcgtccggtgagcttgaccctgctagggttaagcaccggacgcactctgagatcgtccggtggttagcgtccggtgtgaggggtttttgcaaccctctctgcgcacgagtccggtgagcaccggaccgtccggtgccttgcgtccggtgaggtcgcgagtttgacaaaccctctgtgcacgagtccggtgagcaccggaccgtccggtgcccatcgtccggtgtgttgcaggtagccgttagaaactgacacgcgaaatcgaggaaggacacgtggccaactctagtgcaccggacgcagggtgttgagcgtccggtgctcacttggtagcgtccggtgcccccgttttcagcccagtgaaaacagccaacggctagtttctttgaggggcttataaatagaaggtggccggctttgggaggctctctcttgcacatttgattacttgagacatacattgagctagagaacactccctccactcatctccttgcttgattgctcatcctagtgagattgagtgagattcaagtgcattgctttgagagttgcatttagtggcacttgattcttgagtttgctgtggatttcttgttactcttgggtgtttcccgacgccctagacggcttggagcagcggtggtgttgagctcgtgattggagattgtttcgagcctcaccaagtgatttgtgaggggttcttgagccttccccgcgggagatcgcaattggctactctagtggattgctcgtggcttggaggatccccatcttgtgagtggatgtgcggcacccgctgagggtttggctttggattgccaattagctcgtgatccatcaagtgggtgtatcgccacaacgaggactagcttgccgggaagcaagtgaacctcggtaaaaattcttgtgtcatctcttgccgaggattctcttattgttgtgattgattgattggctatatttctactctacaacgtcggtataacaatcactcacctctcctttacttttgtgcataccttgctagttgtatagcttgtttagcttagttctcttgttgttgtgctttagtgtttagccttgtactagtttgtataggtggcttgcatagcttagttgagctagtgctagaattgcttcgccatttgttttactaactcacttgcttagtgaagtttgtagaaattttaaataggctattcaccccccctctagccatttggacctttcagctaCACCTGCCGCTTTTAACGCCCACACCCTTGTCGCTCACGGTCACGACGCCCACACCCACAGTGGAGGGCTTAACCCGGATATGATGAGCTCAACCCACACCATTGTCGGTGACCCAAGCCGCGCAAGGTAGAGCAGCAAGCAAAAGGCAACAAGGCTAGGTGCGGGCCGCGTGGTACATGTGGGAATGTGAGTGATAGCAGAGGAGTTCCTAGATGCTCCAACGTCATGGTTGTTTCCTAGACCACCATCGATGTACATTGTGACAATCCCCTGCCCACATGCAGCCTTACCTCCCCACGTCTAGTCGGACCCTTCCCCCtttcccctccccctcccccactACTCCCTATACTTTGCCTCCCTCAATACCTCCTACTTTACCGGTAGCAGTCGCTTCCATAGGGCAAGGCAACACCTGCTTTTCATACCTGGAGATTGTGGCGAACTGGCAATGAAACGACTAGCCATAGTCTATGGGGTGTTCCTTGAGGAAAATGACCTAGAAATGTGCCTTTTCTTGGTGGAAGTGGCGAGCAACAAAGAGAAGATTGAGGGGACCATGACTCCACCACATTGCTCGTGTCGTACTGCTCTGAGGAGGTGTGTTGCCTCATCCGCTTTCACCTTCTTGCCATTGAGTGCGCCATACACGGTGTCGGCACAAGTGACGAGCATGTTGTAGGCGGCCTTCGCAACATGGGCAACGTTGGCACGCGTAGCAGGGTGTGGAAGTGACGAGCAACAAAGAGAAGGTCGAGGGGGAAGAGGTTCTGTTGACATGTGGACCCAATATAATCAGATCCACATCGTATCTGAAATGGCATGCTACGTAGCCACGTAGTATAGGCTATCAAAATGGTGAATTTCTTCTAGTATTTTTAAGTAGTAGTAAAACACTATCACTAGTCAAAGCATATGAGAATCTCACTAGGAGTCATTTAGTAGGATaaatttatactaaattttgaatgctaaaataGTAGGAGAAACCTAACTCACTAGAAGAAGTCTTGGTTGTGATAGCGGGACGAGTGAGCACCCGCCCATGATGAAATCCCAAAAAAGTTTAATTAAGCATCATGAAATACGAAAAATGGAATTCTGATTTTGAACCGGGCCGATGGCGCCACCGCCATATTTGTTGGAACTGCTAGTGAAATTTGTTGTATATATTTTCATCAACATAAATAATTCTTGTGTTcatactatggccttgtttagtttctataaaatttcaagattttccgtcacatcgaatcttgcggcacatgcatgaatcattaaatatagataaaaacaaaaactaattacacagtttgcctataaatcgtgagatgaatcttttgagcttaattagtccatgattgaataatatttgtcaaagaaaaatgaaaatactacagtgtccaaaaacccaaaattttggaGACTCCACAAGGCCTATAATAACTAGAGTAGTTTGCATCCTAGGGCCTTctttagttcacctcgaaaaccaaaaaatttcaaaattatgTCGCGttgaatctttcgacacatgcattaagcattaaatataaacgaaaataaaaactaattgcacaacctgtaaattacgagacgaacctTTTAATCCTAATTAGCCTATAATTAGACagtatttgccacaaacaaacgaaagtgctacagtagcgaaatctaaaatcttttggcatctaagagcaagtattatagtgggctgtaagctggctaaatgctgaggtggaggagagaaggaagGAGAGAGAGGAAAAGCAGGCTGTaaccttacagccagcttaggcacaagaaccaagaaactttgtgagagagacaaGTGGGCCATATATTTATAGTGAATAGCTTATtattgtatgggtgggctgTAAGGAGGCTACAAGAAACCTAACAACCAGCAAATAgagctgtattattaaacttgctctaaatAAGCTACAGTACTTGAGGAGCTGGGTAGCGTGGTCTACTAGTAGGCGAGCTTTATTTGCAGGCAAATCACTACTGTTACTCGTCCTATATCTGCCAGGTTTGGATCCGTGGAAGCGTGCGTCTGGTGTCCGATTGTACCACAACCGTACTACGGTCACTCTCAGATGCATCGATCGTCATAATCGCCCATGTCGGTCGTTGTCACCCAGACCCCGAGGCGCCGCCTGTCCACGGCAGCCGGCTCGATCCAGCACCTCGTATACACACATCCGCACCGACCGACCGCTCGTTACGTTTGCGTCCACCTCAAACAACCTTTGCCAGCGCGCGCACAGGCAGCGCGCGCACAGGCAGCGCGCGCACATCCGCACTCTCTGCTCCATTTACTCCCTCGAGAGCTGCTTGCACAGTGGCGGAGGGAAGGGGGGGCTGAGGGGGGGCTGGCACCCCCCAAGCTTCCCATAACTCCCTTAATACTCATAGATTAGATGTTTAATtatctaattagctagttaatgaTATTATCTGTATTAagatttttattcttattttatattaatCTCTAATAGTTTCTTATACAAATAGATATTTCTAAAATtttcttcatatcttttatttttattattgcctatcaaacatcagtttgtcccctaccacacactctaattagctagttaattgaaaatcagcgtttttcttgtttaatccttctgaattgatctccaacaataggatctatattatttagcattagtcttcctattatctttcttatctcctATGTTTCTATCATTATTCGTCTAAACTCTAAACAATCATTTAGCCCGTTGTACTCAACTTTTAAACACTAACAGTGGTATGGTGTTTCTGTTTAACCTTCTATTTAAATGACCATTTTTACATGTTTAAGTGATCATTTTGTCTAAGACTAAACGATATGTAACTGATTGTTTGTCATTTGATGTTAGGATGTAGTACTAATTAATTTGGCCCCCGTTTAACTACTTGTTTTTATTGTGATTCTTTTTCTGGGCAAAGAAATAGAATGATCAAAGTGAAGGTTAGAGGCCTGAGACTAGTTAAatttctcttttatttttttttattttttctgctttttgCATCGCAACACAAACGTTTAATTTGGTGCTATGTACACCTTTGTCATATAATATTTTGATACACATGATTGTTTTTGGTTTGCACGGCCCCTTCTATGTTTAAATCTTGGCTCCGCCCCTGTGCTTGCATGTGCATGTATATATGTACAGTACTGCTGCATGCATACCCCCCCAGTACAGTGATTTCGTACGTACTCATCGGCTGCTAATGGCGTGATTAGGATAGGAGGTGACTAAGCTGCTTCCATGCGGTGCGCGCGCGTTTCACGCGTACGGCgtacagtggaaaggcacactaCGGTAGTGTACTGTACTGTACATCATGCATGTGAAAGTAGGCGGGGGACGACGACGTTGCCTTTGCATATATTGCGCGTCTACTCCATAGCAGGTCCTCCGTCGTGTCCCCGTGAGCCCGACGCCGGCCGGCGGGCAGCCGGACGAGCGATCGATCGAGCCACGTCCCCTCCGATTTGACCTGCTCGATCGACCGCCATAAATGCTGTTGGGTGTTGGCACTTGGCAGCAGCAGTCGATCCAGCAGCACACTCGTTTCTTCTTTCTTGCTGCTAGTCCGCCGTCCGCCGTGTCGGTGTGTGGCGTCCGCCGTCCGGGCATCGATCGGCAATCGGATCCATGGCCGTTTGTACCACCGCCCCACAGGCAGAGCTGGTAGCTGCCGGGCGGGGACCGATGGCCATACAGGCTTTCTACTTGCTAGTACGACAAAGTACCATAAGCGCCCCATCATGATGCCCTTAATGAACGGGTCGTCTGAACATTTTTCAAATTCGAAAAATTTCAAGTTAAACAAGAGAATCCTTGCATTCATGTGTGGGCGACCGTGCATATATATGCGCCCTAGTGATGAGAACCCTTTTATGCACCGATGTCTATGTAAAGGTCAATGCAAAGTTATAAcgctccaaaatttttaatttttggattgttattagaaaacactaaattaaataagaatttaaaatttttctaaaatatattCCAAGGGTTATTTAATTATTGAattcaaaaagagagaaaattgtGAAATTTTCAAACTTCTATAAAATTAAGTGAAGGCTGTTATGTTTGCGGTTGTGTGCttttgtgccctagctttgtttagCTTGTGTGAAAAATGAATTTCTAAAATTTGGGCAAGCCATGATTAGGTCCTTCTcgattaataataataataataataataataataataataataataataataataataataataataataataataataataataataataataataataataataataataataataataataataataataataataataataataataataataataataataataataataataataataataataataataataataatagcgcTTCAAAAACCTTATTTGAAAACGAATTTGTATTTGAGtagaaaaataatttaaaaatatgTTATTAAGAAAATATGCTTTGTTTTCAGAAATAGTAGAGAAAACAATTCCTAAAAATAATCTTAAATTGATAAATCAATTTTTGGTTataaaggtgttgcaaattttggtttaaaccctttggaataaaaagaaaaaggcttTTCCTTTTATCAGGTCGGCACCTTTTCCTTCTGGCCCAGCAAAACACAGCAGCCGGTCCAACTCCCACCCCCTTCTCGCGCGCAGCCGCTCGCGTGGGCCGCGGCCCAAGTCACGCGGCCCAGCCCTGCAAGCGCGCGCGCATCCGCGGCCCACCTCGCGCCCCGCCGCTTGAGCCACTGCCATGCGGGCCCCGCCAGCCAGCCGCGTCTGAGCCGCTGACGCCCCGGCCCCATGCGTCAGCGGGGAGGGGTCATCCCCAACCTCCGCCCGCATCGCGCggacgccgctgccgccgcccgaTTTCCTCCCCGTGCACGCGAACCGAGGATGGGCGAGCCTATAAAGGCCCTTCCCCAAGAGCGCCGCAGCCCCCGTTGAGCCCTAGGGCACAGCCGCCACCCGAGACCTAGCCGCGCCGAGCCGCCGCCATTGCCGCACCGAGAAGCTCGAGCCACCGCCGTCGATATCTCGCACTGACGCGTCTCACCGACGAAAAACCGGTCCCTGAGCTTCGCAACGAGGTGAGGATCCCAACGGTACCTTTCCCTCCCTATCTCTCCCTTCCTTTCGCGCGGACGATCTCGCCGTAGTTCCGCCGCCTCCGTTCGCCCGCCATGCCACGCGCAGCGCTGCCGCCGGCTAGCCGCAACCGCTCCTGTGCCTCGCATCGTGTTCGCGACGTCGAGCCGCACCCGCCCATGTCCTCGCTTCGGCCAGCCGTGCGCCGTAGTCCCTCCACCGCCCTACTCCGGCGAGCCTCCGCCGCGCGCCACCGCTGGGGGCACTGCCCCGGCGACCTCCACCGGCCGCGCCTCCTCCCAGCCGTTCGATCTGAGCCGAGTGGCTCAGATCTCCCGCGACTCGAGTCAACCTGCGGGTCAACAAGGCCGACGTGGCCGCCCCGTCAGCGCCACGTGGCGCCACGCAAGCGCTGCATCAGCAAAGACTGGGTCAACCAGTCAAGCCTCGGTCAGCCCTTGCGCTTTTGCAGAAAACCCCCTCAGCTTTTGGGAAATAAACCCGCAGTCCATCCCTGTTCAAAAATAATTAGAAATAGGTCATGTTTTCAACAGATTAACCCCTGGCGCCGTTAgtgtttatttatttagtcctttatgcttttaaaattcagttttatttatttaaattacaaaaaaatagttctgtttattcacaattttgccactgacctagttttggccatagaatgcgcgttttaactccgattgagCCCGTTCTTGTCGCAATAGGTTCGTATCGACATAAACTACACATTATTAGCAATGTTCACTATGTTTGACACTTTTAGTTTTCACCATAAATGTTATTTTGTAAATGCTTATTCAATAATCGTTGAAATCAAAAGCAACTTAGGGGTTAATACATCTCTGATCTTTTTCATAAAATAAGTATTAGTATGTTCTATGCCATCTTTAATGCCTTTTTAGTTGTGATCCACTTAATCTAATCTTATTTCATAAATGCTCTGTTTAACTTGTCTCAAATTCTCTGTTTTCTAATTATAAATAGTAAACTGACTTAAGTGATGTAGAATGGcttgtaattagtttatgactaaagtttaactccaacttttataattatttataatttggtcaactcAACTTTCAGATATTTCTTTGAATAATCCATCACCTGTTTTCTTAAAATACGACCAAcgtatagtcgtcttctccgttTCACTTCGAGCCTCAATagtcgtgtccgtttaacgatagctccgttcttaatcgttcttgcgttgtcacgatcgtagcaacaagccgtgtcgtttagtgcgctctttcaaAGCTTTTCTTGTGATTGATGTTTGTTCT is a window from the Sorghum bicolor cultivar BTx623 chromosome 5, Sorghum_bicolor_NCBIv3, whole genome shotgun sequence genome containing:
- the LOC8058569 gene encoding mucin-19; the protein is MGRKGGLASIFSSSSSKHSKPGSAADAPSSPPWPWPSCATKPQTASFRGQGGVGRHDDDRRPCTTAAAAHRRFDETAAPGGGRLRPPPRGAALADEMYKTVNSVYFDDAADSCRFFFDDDDNGRGDDVGDGFDDGSFSTTTASEEWSEAVIRSLGRTSTDRFFFDAGPAPPAASNSILAASPSPVRALAPPPPPPVEEPPMLLQTALSPSARAAGATVSDGDPAAGSGSDEEEVSETEVPTTSSLVEESVAVALDSEDPFGDFRASMHEMVAAHGLRDWPALQEMLLWYLRINGKHNHALIVGAFVDLLVGLATSSSSTGSSSASPSTTTTATMTTTTTTACCCTCSSSSSSSSTNSSAAGGGGTTTNAAATAAMDEQCGGGISAGASCFSASSDLEEEAAAAGERSSNGHCTSSDALDSSCS